Within Amycolatopsis sp. FDAARGOS 1241, the genomic segment ACCTGGAGCAGCGCAGTGAAGACCGAGACCGCCACCCAGCGCGGCACGACCCCCCGCGCTGATCACCGCCGTCGTCGCGTTCGCCGTGCAGCAAACGTCGATCGTCCCCGCGGTACACGACGTCCAGCGGGCACTCGGCGGCTCCGCGGAATGGGCGTCGTGGCTGGGCACGGTGTACCTGATGGTGGCCACGGTCGCCACCATGGCGATGGGGCGCCTCGGTGACCTGCACGGCCGCCGCAGGCTCCTGCTGACCGGGCTCGCGCTGTTCGCCGTGGGTTCGATCGGGGCCGCACCGGCGCCGGACCTGGCGGTGCTGATCGGGTTCCGCGCCGTGCAGGAGGTGGGTGCCTCGGTGTACCCGCTCGCGCTCGCCCTCGCGCGCGAGAGCGTGCCCGAAGACCGCCAGACCACCACGATCTCCCTGCTCACCGGCGGCTTCGGGGCCGGCACGGCGATCGGGTTCGCGGCGGGCGGGGTGCTGGCGCAGTTCGTGTCCTGGCGGGCGATCTTCGCGTTCGGGGCAGTGCTCGTCGCCGTCGCGGCCTGGCTCGTGGCCCGCCGGGTGCCGGAGCCCGTAGACCGCGCGATCGGGCGTTTCGACCTGGCGGGGAGCGTGCTGGTGCCGGTGGCGGCGCTGGCGCTGCTCGACGGGCTCACGGTCGCCGCCTCGGCCGGCTGGACGGCACCGCTCACGATCGGGCTGCTGGTGTGGCCGCGGTCGCGGCGCCGGCGTGGGTGCGCCACGAGCGCAAGACAACGGATCCGTTGGTGGGTCTGGGCATTCTGCGCAACCGGCAGGTCGCCGCGGCGAACGTCGCCACCGTCGGGCTCGGCTGGGCGCTGCTCGGTAGTTACCTGCTCGTGCCGCAGTTCGCCCGCGCCGAGCCCGCGCACGCCGGCTTCGGGCTCGGCGCGCACAGCGCCTTCGTCGGACTGCTGACGCTGCCGCTGGCAGTCACCCAGACGGTGTGCGGGCCGGTGAGCGGAGTGGTGAGCCGGAAGACGACCGCGCGGGTCGTCACCGGTGCCGGGCTGGTGCTGGTCGCGGTGGGGCTCGGCGTGCTCACGCTCGCGCGGACCGATGCGCTCGCCGTGGCCGGCGGGATGGTCCTGCTCGGTCTCGGCGCAGGCGCTGCGTTGCAGGCCGACAGCGCGGTCGCCACCGAGGCGGTGGAGCCCGCCGTCGCGGCGGCGTCGGCCTCGGTCAACAGCACCGTGCGCCGGCTCGCGGGCGGGCTCGGCGGTCAGGTGAGCACGCTGATCCTCGCGACGGTGACGGCGGGCTTCCCCGGCTACGTGATCTGCTACCTCGTCGCGATCGGGCTGTGTCTGCTCGGTGCGGCCTCGCTGGCCGGGCGGACTTGACCTCCACCGGGGTCGAGGTTCCAGAATTCACCCATGGATGAAAAAGGCATCACCCTCATCAACGCGTTCGAGATCCCCGCCGACGAAATCGACGCGTTCGTCGAGCAGTGGCGGGAGCGGGCGAAACTCATGCGCGACGCGCCCGGTTTCCGCGACACGCGGCTGCACCGGGCGAAACTCGCGGACGCGCGGTTCCAGCTGGTGAACGTCGCGCACTGGGACAGCGTCGAGGCGTGGCAGGCGGCGACGGAGAACCCGGCGTTCCGGGCATCCGTGGGCACCGTACCCCGTGCGGTCGAGGCGAATCCAGCGCTGTACGACATCGTGGCCGAGTACTGAGTCCACTGAGGAACGGCTCGACCGCGGCGAGGAATCCGAGGGGTCCGAGGCGAAAGGGACGTGCCCGGTCGGCAGGCAGGGTGACCAGCTCGGCGCCGGGGCCGCTTCGCGGGTCCGCGCCCGTGCCGCGGCCGCGCCGGTGATGGCGCGGTCGAGGCCGGTGCGGGGTTTCAGGTGTGCGGGCACCAGTTTCGGCATGACCAGCCGAGTGAGCGCGGGGACGTACAGCCGCCGGCAGAACGCGCGCGGCACCGGGGTGACGGTGGAAACCGCCACTGCTGACGAGCACGAGCCCGGACACGCGGTCCGGGTGGTCGAGGGCGAACTTCGCCGCCGCGTACCCGCCGACGGAATTGCCGACGAAGACGGCGGGCGGCAGCGAAAACTCGCGAACCACGTCGGCCAGGACTTCGGGGAGGAGCGGCCCGGGGACGTTCTCCGGCACGGGTCGGACTGGTCGTGCCCCGCCCAGTCGACGGCGATCGTGCGGTGGCGCTGCACGAGCGGAGCGTCAACAGCGGCGAAGTCGGTGTGGTCGCGCAGCACCGCGTTGCGCAGGACGACCGGCGGGCCATCACTGCGTTCGTCGTCGCCCACGCGGCCGAACCACGCTTCCACCCCAGGTATTTCGCATCCTTTCGATGACCGACTGGTCAGTCATCAGACCACGCGGCGGGCCAGGCCAGTCAATGACCGATCGGTCGGCGAATGAGTACGCTGCACTTCGTGACCGCACGCGACCTAACCGCCGAACGCACCCGCGACGCCCTCCTCGACGCCGGCCTCGAGGTCGCCGAAGACGTCAGCCTCGCGGGCATGAGCGTCAACCGCATCGTCGCGGCGGCCGGGGTCGCGAAAGGCACCTTCTACGTCCACTTCCCGGACCGCAGTACGTTTCTCAGCGCGCTGCACCAGCGGTTCCACGACCACATCACGCGGGCGGTAAAGCAAGCCATCGACGGCCTCGCTCCCGGCCGCGAACGCCTGCGCCGCGGCATGCGCACCTACCTCGACGCGTGCCTGCACGCCCGCGGTGTCAAGGCGCTTCTGCTGGAGGCCCGCAACGACGAAGCCGTCGGCGACCAGGTCGCCTCCCGCAACGACGCGTTCGCCCAGCTCGCCGCCCCGGACCTGCGCGCCATGGGCTGGCACCCCGCCGCGCCTGCCGCCCGCCTCCTCATCGCGATGGCCGCGGAAACCGCCCTGGTCGAACTTCCCCGCGCCCGCGCCGACACCGCGAGCCGCCGCGTGCTGTGGCAGATGCTCGACCGCCTGGACCTGGCCGGCGGCTGACTGTCAGCTCGGGTACCGCGCCTGCTCGTCGAGCATCCTGCACCGGACGGTCAAGACGAGCTCGAGAGTCACGCTAGACCTCGATGTGCGAGCCCATAATCACCGTCCGGTCCCTCGGCAACCCGAAGTACTCCGCGGCATCCGCGGTGATGTGGGAAGTGGCGATGAACAGCCGCTTGCGCCAGTCCGCCATCGTCTTCTCCGAGCCCCGCTGCAGCTCGATCTTCGACAGGAAGTACGACGCTTCGTCGAGGTTCAGCCGGCCCTCCGTGGCGGACGGGTCGAGTGTGGCGAGGGCGCGGGGCACCACCGGCGTCTCCAGGTAGCCGAACTTCGCGGTGACGTGGGTGATGCCGTCGTCGGCGTAGCCGAGGTCGTTGACGACCAGGCGGTTCTCAGGGGCGATGCGCGGCACCGGCTCGGTCTCGATGGACAGGATCACGGCGTGGGCGTGGCGCACGTGGTTGTGCTCGGCGTTGGCGCGCATGGCCAGCGGCGCCGTCTCGTCGCCGCGGTTGAGGAACACCGCCGTGCCGGGGACGACGCTCGTGCCGGCCGAACCGTCGCGCAGGCTGTCGACGAACTGGCGCAGGGAGCCTTCCGCCCGGGCGCGTTCGGCGGTGACGATCTCGCGCCCGCGCTGCCACGTCGTCATGATCGTGAACGCCGTGATGCCGATGAGCAGCGGCAGCCAGCCGCCGTGGACGAACTTGGTGAGGTTGGCCGCGACGAACAGCAGGTCGACGACCAGCAGCACCGTCGCGCCGGTCCCGATGAGCCAGCGCGGTGTGCCCCACTTGGCGCGCGCGACGTAGAAGAACAGCAGTGTGGTGATCGTGATGGTGCAGGTCACCGCCATGCCGTAGGCGAACGCCAGTGCCGCGGAGCTGCGGAACGCGAACACCAGCGTGAGCACGGAAACCATGAGCAGCCAGTTGATCCACGGCACGTAGATCTGCCCGATGTGCGATTCGGATGTGTGCGCGATCCGCAGCCGCGGCAGGTAGCCGAGCTGTGCGGCCTGCGACGCCACCGAGTAGGCGCCCGTGATCACGGCCTGCGACGCGATCACCGTCGCCACGGTGGCGAAGATGACCATGAGCAACCTGCCCCAGCCGGGGACGAGGAGGAAGAACGGGCTGCTGATGTTAGCGGGGTTCTCCAGGATCAGCGCACCTTGCCCGAAGTAGCTGAGCGTCAGCGCCGGGAGCACCGGCGCAACCCAGGCCCAGGTGATGGGTTTGCGGCCGAAGTGACCCATGTCCGCGTACAGGGCCTCGGCGCCGGTCACTGTGAGGACGACCGTGGCCAGCGCGAAGAACGCGATGCCGAAGTGCCCGGCGAGGAAGCCGATCGCGTACGTCGGCGAGAGCGCCGCGAGGATGCCCGGCTGGTGGGTGATGCCGATGGCGCCCAGAACCCCCACGATCACGAACCACGCGATCATCACCGGCCCGAATACGCGCCCGACCGCGGCCGTCCCGCGCCGCTGCACGAGGAACAGGACCACGATGATCACTGCGGTGATCGGCACGACCCAGTCCTCGAAGTCGGGCGAGACGGTCTTGAGCCCCTCGACCGCGGACAGCACCGAGATGGCCGGCGTGATCATGCTGTCGCCGAAGAACAGGGCCGCGCCGAAGATGCCCAGCCCGGCCAGGAACAGCGCCGCCCGGCGGCCGCGCTCGCCGCTCCAGCGGCGCAACAGCGTGATGAGGGCCATGATGCCGCCCTCGCCGTCGTTGTCGGCGCGCATGGCGAGCAGCACGTAGGTGATCGTGACGATGATCATCACCGACCAGAAGATCAAGGACACCACGCCGAACACATTGTTCGCGCTCACCGGGACCGGGTGCGGGTCCTCCGGGTTGAACACGGTCTGCAGGGAGTAGATCGGGCTCGTCCCGATGTCGCCGAAGACCACTCCGAGTGCGCCGACGACGATCCCCAGCCCGGCGGCATTGCGCCGCGCCGGATGACCGCCGCTCGTCGCGGCCGTCTGCTGACCGTTGCCCACGGTGCCCCTCCTCCGCGCCGTGCCGCGCCGACCGCTCGACACCGACGCGAACCCTACCGTGCAGCCCGAGCGGGCCCGGGACCTCCGCCCGCACGTCGGAGTGGCGCCGCGATCAAGGCGCCGTCAAGGTCGCGGGCGCCGGCGTGAAGCTCCGGTCAGGATGCGGTCACCGCCGGGGGCGCGGACGCACGCTGGGCGGGTGAGCACTCTGGTCGGTCCGCTGATCCTCCTCGGCGGCCTCGGGCTGGTCACCCTGCTGATCCACCTCGCCGCCCGCTGGCTCGACGGCCACGCCTACGACCCGGCCGCGAGCCAGGCGGCCGGG encodes:
- a CDS encoding MFS transporter codes for the protein MTAVVAFAVQQTSIVPAVHDVQRALGGSAEWASWLGTVYLMVATVATMAMGRLGDLHGRRRLLLTGLALFAVGSIGAAPAPDLAVLIGFRAVQEVGASVYPLALALARESVPEDRQTTTISLLTGGFGAGTAIGFAAGGVLAQFVSWRAIFAFGAVLVAVAAWLVARRVPEPVDRAIGRFDLAGSVLVPVAALALLDGLTVAASAGWTAPLTIGLLVWPRSRRRRGCATSARQRIRWWVWAFCATGRSPRRTSPPSGSAGRCSVVTCSCRSSPAPSPRTPASGSARTAPSSDC
- a CDS encoding antibiotic biosynthesis monooxygenase, with the protein product MDEKGITLINAFEIPADEIDAFVEQWRERAKLMRDAPGFRDTRLHRAKLADARFQLVNVAHWDSVEAWQAATENPAFRASVGTVPRAVEANPALYDIVAEY
- a CDS encoding TetR/AcrR family transcriptional regulator; translated protein: MTARDLTAERTRDALLDAGLEVAEDVSLAGMSVNRIVAAAGVAKGTFYVHFPDRSTFLSALHQRFHDHITRAVKQAIDGLAPGRERLRRGMRTYLDACLHARGVKALLLEARNDEAVGDQVASRNDAFAQLAAPDLRAMGWHPAAPAARLLIAMAAETALVELPRARADTASRRVLWQMLDRLDLAGG
- a CDS encoding potassium transporter Kup, whose amino-acid sequence is MGNGQQTAATSGGHPARRNAAGLGIVVGALGVVFGDIGTSPIYSLQTVFNPEDPHPVPVSANNVFGVVSLIFWSVMIIVTITYVLLAMRADNDGEGGIMALITLLRRWSGERGRRAALFLAGLGIFGAALFFGDSMITPAISVLSAVEGLKTVSPDFEDWVVPITAVIIVVLFLVQRRGTAAVGRVFGPVMIAWFVIVGVLGAIGITHQPGILAALSPTYAIGFLAGHFGIAFFALATVVLTVTGAEALYADMGHFGRKPITWAWVAPVLPALTLSYFGQGALILENPANISSPFFLLVPGWGRLLMVIFATVATVIASQAVITGAYSVASQAAQLGYLPRLRIAHTSESHIGQIYVPWINWLLMVSVLTLVFAFRSSAALAFAYGMAVTCTITITTLLFFYVARAKWGTPRWLIGTGATVLLVVDLLFVAANLTKFVHGGWLPLLIGITAFTIMTTWQRGREIVTAERARAEGSLRQFVDSLRDGSAGTSVVPGTAVFLNRGDETAPLAMRANAEHNHVRHAHAVILSIETEPVPRIAPENRLVVNDLGYADDGITHVTAKFGYLETPVVPRALATLDPSATEGRLNLDEASYFLSKIELQRGSEKTMADWRKRLFIATSHITADAAEYFGLPRDRTVIMGSHIEV